In Zingiber officinale cultivar Zhangliang chromosome 3A, Zo_v1.1, whole genome shotgun sequence, the DNA window TAGACCTCATGATAACAACACCTGATATACTAGCCATTAAATCATCCCGAGGGGACTATAATCACATGCAACAATGAAGTAAAGCTTCATGATCAAGAGATTTTAAATAAGGAAATAATATAACATGGTCCAGAAACACTAGCAAAAAGTAATTCAAATAAGGGAGAGTAAACAATGATCTTTGaccaaaaaacaaaaaactatGTACACATCTCGAAATATCCGagacatatttttttaaaaagaacaaaaaaaaaacttctaataAATAGTTTAGCAAATTAACTTTCAAATGTCCCTCTCCGAGTTACTAAATAGCCATTCGGATGTTTCACTATAGAAGAAAAGAGATATTAAGTTACATAAAAGCTAACGAAGAAATTATTCGGTTGAGGATTTCGACTTGCGATGCCTTTTTATTATCATTACAAGAGCAGCTTTTGCATCATCCAGACTTTGAATTTCACGTTCAGCCTCGAAGGATATCCTTCGAATGCTAAACTGCAAGATTAAGTCCCCAGTAAACCGTTCAATATCAACAAAGACCAATATTATGTTGAAACATATCCAAATGCCTAACATGCCTGAAACAATGATGGAAGAAaccaaaaaaatcaaaaaataaatgcgccccaaaagaaaaacaacagTAGCAATATTGCTGTCACTTGGCATAACTGAGCGTCTAATGTAGGGTTTAACTATATGGTCAGTGAACGATATTAAATTGGCCTaaatcatttttttcattttaaaatttgctCTATTCAAATCCATCTACTAGATATACTCAATGGCAAGTAGCAAGTTGCTGGCCTTGCTACTAAGCATTCGTGGGTTGTCCATGGTAGTATGTCCGTTTGAGATGATAACATGATGTTGATGAGGCAATTGACCAAGATTATAATGCCAACGTGGATGCTGTGTATCATTACGTGCTACTGAGTACATACGACAAATGGACCTAACTGGAACAATTTTTTAGAGTCGGCAATTACACAGAAACATAATTGAAATGTAGGTGATGATTAAAATCATGTTGTATGATTACCTCAGTTAATAGATAAATCAGTGGAACATGAGGATTTATTAGTAGAACAGATGAAATGTGTTTCAATACTATGAAGAGCTGCAACAGACGTGAAAGTAAGATTTACTATCAATAAGTCAGTGACAATTGATGGAAATTTcattaataacaaaaaaaattattgatagaAATGGAGATGACCTGTACGAGTTATTTGTGATTGGTGTGTGCTCATTAGGTTTAAACATAACAATTAATAAGACTGGTACCATCCATTATATTCCATGGACCATAGTTTTCATCGATGTGTACATATTTGGTGAAAGAGAGAGAAGCAGCAAGAGAAATGATAGTTGGATCTATTATTCAACTGGTCAGtaataattgataaaaatatcATTAACAACATAATGAGGTTACTGACAAAGATGCATAGCAACTATCTTGTGCAGCTATAAAAGATGATAAAATAAGAGAGAATAAGTTAAAATGACAAATATGTTCAAAGGccactaataaattttattattatcatcaAACAAGTTAAATCTAGTTGAAGTTGTAAGGAGTGAAGGAAGATCAAAGATTCTAGAGCTCTAGGACATAAACATGTCCAAAGATGACTAATATATTTTTAAGTTGGGCCTGAATCAATTAGAGTTGAAGGTGTAAGAGATAAAGGAAgatcaaaagattttttaaaaaacataattaGCAGTGATTCAATAGATTTTAATATCATTTGTGTTTGATTTTGACCAGATTGAGAATTTTGGCGCACAATTAAAAAAATCGAAGGAATGGTAATTGCTCATGAAACAACGAAAAGACTTGTAAGAAAGCACACATAATTTTCACTTTCTTTTCAGTGATAACTCATACCTGTGCGCCTTGTCGAACCCGAACATCAGTGCCTTTACTATCTACAGATATGAAGGCAGCATCATCTATCTCAACTTTTGTTGATAAGATATCTTTAAGTTTCTTCGAAAACATTGCATTAAGTTCCTAGCATGGCATGTTAAGATGAGATGTTTTGAAGAGACCATTTCACCCtacaaaaataatattgaaaatggAAACAAAACATAAGCAAGAGTATGAAGCCTACCTTCAAATTTTGATCTCCACTCTCAGCAGCAATCTTATCGGGTTTTATGGTCTCATATTCCTTCACATCCACCCACGCAACAGTTCCAAATCCTCCAATAAAATATGTCACTGAGCAATGTTGAAAACTATATTAGTCATTATATAGCAGGATACATGCTTTATTCTATATTATATTGCTAGGAAAAATACTAACTCATACAATAAACAAAACAATCATAAAGAAATGAGCAACAAAGTTATGAGAACACATTTCATAAGAATCTGTCAATCTCTACACCTTCTTAGATGGCAAAAAGGTTAGCCACTATGAGTTAAAAACAACTTCAGAATAAAATCTGGAAATAGGAACTTCAAAAAATTTAGGCAAAGTATTTGGAGACATGAGAACATAACTTCGGTCATACTGCATATCGTAAATACctttaatttgaattggactgGTAAAAAATTGGCAAATACTTCTGTACTTATACGAGCCAAGTTATCTAAAAGCTTGTATGTGGCAGAGATCAGTTCCAACTATGCATGTTACAGTGTGGGTGTTAACACAGAGAAGGGACCTGCTTAGTTGGAGAATCTAATGGTTGTACTAAAAATTCATCTAGAAAAATAGAGTCAGACTAGAGGCTATTGCCAACTATCACACGTCTAGTCCAGTTAACAATGCATACGGTAAAGAGTCTTGTGTGATTGTTGTGTTCTGTTTAGGCTAAAAGAAAATTTGTTGCCATACTATATAGAATGATGTGTTGAATTGCTAGGGAATCACATGTACAAAAGAAGGTTAAGATGGACGTGTAGAGTAcaagaaagattaaaaaaatatataatcgaCAACAATTAGATGTCGATTCAATAGATGATAAAATGTGAGGAGTCGGGAATTTCATACCGGGGGCGAATGGGTGGGTCGTGTCGTTGCCCCTCCCATTCCTATCTCTGGTTTAGATGGTACAATTGCCAGGCCTAGGGGGCACTGGGCGGCAGGACCCGCCTTTGCACAATGGTTTAGATGGTACAAACATATTCACAGACAGCTAACTAATATTATAGTTAGAAgagttgaatttattaaattagattgTGCAAGGGGTAGAGTGAGAGCAAAGAAAAcattattcaattaattaaaaataatgattAGAATGAATATTATTAGTGACAAGTAAAATGGATACTTCAAGTTTGAAGTTTACCAAGAAAACACATTCTCATAatgttgaaaattttctaaaatgatACACACACAACAAATGCTGTAGTTGACTGATTGGCGGGGGCGGGTTTATCGTACCCATTCCCGTCTCTTTCTTACGTAGTTGACTGATTTCGAGCTTAGCTTTCTAAAGTTGGGGGAAGGATGGCAATTGGCGGGGTAGGGGCAGGGCGGGTTTATCGTACCCATT includes these proteins:
- the LOC122050186 gene encoding uncharacterized protein LOC122050186; its protein translation is MEWFRNWNQSLIESPKPEIGRCNEVSSEDHNFKQQTIIPRDCRFTYEDIKTITNNFKRVIVTYFIGGFGTVAWVDVKEYETIKPDKIAAESGDQNLKELNAMFSKKLKDILSTKVEIDDAAFISVDSKGTDVRVRQGAQFSIRRISFEAEREIQSLDDAKAALVMIIKRHRKSKSSTE